Proteins from one Patescibacteria group bacterium genomic window:
- a CDS encoding FUSC family protein: protein MFKIISLVIMFVIGKLILDDDLVTRKIRNKWILFGLIFGEILFFSFLVIGQISNEYITTVWLNSALALLLGFLMWYAQVWPAGDAKFFALFAFLLPLEYYNKSYVPIFPSVVLLVNIFIPFLFFIFIKAAFLFLSDLIFEIKKSSMNVVLIKFWNDTKKQFLKLLVNLKNPKYYLINISKITLKYLLYFFILHRSFQIQLNISKIIYYFIFFLALNRILGYYYNKSEMKIRVEELKPGMNLSEVERNKIIEKKEFLASLGRFMAEGLTIEQVEKIKIYYFSNNHQEINIVKSLPFSVWIILGALITIFKANIFITF, encoded by the coding sequence ATGTTTAAAATTATTTCATTGGTTATCATGTTTGTGATTGGAAAGTTGATTTTGGATGATGATCTTGTTACAAGAAAAATTAGAAATAAATGGATTTTGTTTGGTTTGATTTTTGGCGAGATTTTATTTTTTTCTTTTTTAGTTATTGGACAAATAAGCAATGAATATATTACAACTGTTTGGCTCAACTCCGCCTTGGCTTTATTGCTTGGGTTTTTGATGTGGTATGCGCAAGTGTGGCCAGCGGGTGATGCAAAATTTTTTGCCCTGTTTGCCTTCTTGTTGCCGCTTGAATATTACAATAAAAGTTACGTTCCCATTTTTCCATCTGTCGTTTTATTAGTTAATATTTTTATTCCGTTTCTATTTTTTATTTTTATTAAGGCCGCTTTTTTATTTTTGAGCGATTTAATTTTCGAGATAAAAAAAAGTTCAATGAACGTTGTTTTAATTAAATTTTGGAACGATACTAAAAAGCAGTTTTTAAAGCTATTAGTTAATTTAAAAAATCCTAAGTATTATCTGATTAATATCTCTAAGATTACCTTGAAGTATTTGCTATATTTTTTTATTTTACATAGGTCTTTTCAAATACAATTAAATATTTCTAAAATAATTTATTATTTTATATTTTTTCTTGCGCTTAATCGAATTTTGGGGTATTATTATAATAAGAGTGAGATGAAAATAAGAGTTGAAGAACTTAAGCCGGGTATGAATTTGAGCGAAGTGGAAAGGAATAAGATTATAGAAAAAAAAGAATTTTTAGCGTCATTGGGAAGATTTATGGCCGAGGGTCTAACGATTGAACAGGTGGAAAAAATTAAAATTTATTATTTTTCTAATAATCATCAGGAAATCAATATTGTAAAATCCCTGCCTTTTTCTGTGTGGATTATTCTTGGGGCACTCATAACTATTTTTAAGGCTAATATATTTATCACTTTTTAA
- a CDS encoding radical SAM protein, which translates to MANFAYLQIIRQCNQQCIICSNPDNGLVLSLPEIRTKIDDFKKRGFEGIILTGGEPTLHPELKEIMTYSSQSGLFVNMISNGQKIADYEYLEMLKKAGLRQLHLSIYSHKKEVQGKISKNKESLPNIKKALVNLQRLGNVKVNMNVVIGKWNADNLSELIKMLVTNYPFVDHFVFNNLDPTSERIRSHSEVIPRMNDFQLELFKALEIIQKNHKTARVERVPLCYMTGYEHLSTETRKIVKKEKRVTYFLDDKGEFLQESGHIDGFYKKKKDCVTCSLNNICIGLYNEGNYYKMDEAYPVFVDKKKIINKILKNV; encoded by the coding sequence ATGGCCAATTTTGCCTATCTTCAGATAATCAGGCAGTGCAATCAGCAATGCATAATTTGTTCCAATCCCGACAACGGGTTAGTTTTGAGCTTGCCTGAAATAAGAACCAAGATTGACGATTTTAAAAAAAGGGGCTTTGAAGGAATTATTTTAACAGGAGGGGAGCCGACGTTGCATCCCGAGCTAAAAGAGATTATGACCTATTCTAGTCAAAGCGGGTTGTTTGTGAATATGATCAGTAATGGACAAAAAATCGCAGATTATGAATATTTGGAGATGCTGAAAAAGGCTGGTTTGAGACAATTGCACCTATCAATTTATTCACACAAGAAGGAGGTTCAGGGAAAAATATCGAAAAACAAAGAATCTCTGCCTAATATAAAAAAAGCTTTGGTAAATTTGCAGCGCTTGGGAAATGTTAAGGTTAATATGAATGTGGTAATAGGCAAGTGGAATGCGGATAATTTGTCGGAATTGATTAAAATGTTAGTTACTAACTATCCATTTGTTGATCATTTTGTCTTCAATAATCTTGATCCAACTTCGGAAAGAATTCGAAGTCACTCGGAAGTGATTCCGCGGATGAATGATTTTCAACTCGAACTTTTTAAGGCGCTTGAAATTATTCAAAAAAATCATAAGACGGCCAGGGTTGAACGTGTGCCTTTGTGTTATATGACTGGCTATGAACACTTGTCTACGGAGACTCGAAAAATAGTTAAAAAAGAAAAACGGGTTACTTACTTTCTTGATGACAAAGGAGAGTTTTTGCAGGAAAGCGGGCATATTGATGGATTTTATAAGAAGAAGAAGGACTGTGTGACGTGCTCTTTGAATAATATTTGTATTGGATTGTATAATGAAGGTAATTATTACAAAATGGATGAGGCATACCCGGTTTTTGTCGACAAAAAAAAGATAATTAATAAAATTTTAAAAAATGTTTAA
- a CDS encoding radical SAM protein — MSRQEDLILRDLVAEEKRHWVRVTKVCNNNCLFCHDTGNQDGTSIAYEEIVKELKSGFLGGAKRVIISGGEPTLHPDVVKIISQAKKIGYTHVQMISNGRMFAYDDFAEKLKKAGLDEVTVSLHSHNKQILEEIIGVKGVYEQTMKGLLNVIAHNLIVSIDIVVTKLNYKTLSQTLNFFIKLGVYEFDILYLVPFGQAWHNRKKLFFNYGGAKKYLDKAWEFSKIEGVHLWTNRWPARNLENYEWLIQSPHKLNDDVLGMRQQFLEYIKVGRLMSCHGERCDICYMNDFCKDLIKLRTIGVLGPKARAKCQRATTMQTGVAKFSPSLDINEFTEFYIKNRYFVKSIRCQKCVMDKDCDGVHINEIRNKSFKIIKPF, encoded by the coding sequence ATGAGTAGACAAGAAGATCTTATTTTAAGAGACTTGGTGGCGGAAGAAAAAAGACACTGGGTTAGGGTGACAAAAGTTTGTAATAACAATTGTCTTTTTTGTCATGATACAGGCAACCAAGATGGAACATCAATTGCTTATGAGGAGATTGTAAAAGAATTGAAATCTGGATTTCTTGGTGGTGCTAAGCGGGTGATAATTTCTGGGGGAGAACCAACCTTGCATCCGGATGTGGTTAAAATAATTAGTCAGGCAAAAAAAATCGGTTATACCCATGTACAAATGATTAGTAATGGGAGAATGTTTGCTTATGACGATTTTGCCGAGAAGTTAAAAAAAGCCGGACTAGATGAGGTGACTGTTTCTCTGCATAGTCACAACAAGCAGATCCTTGAAGAGATTATTGGCGTAAAAGGTGTTTATGAGCAGACCATGAAAGGATTATTGAATGTTATCGCACATAATCTGATTGTTAGTATTGATATCGTGGTAACAAAATTGAATTATAAAACTTTATCCCAAACTTTGAATTTTTTTATAAAGTTGGGGGTGTATGAGTTTGATATTCTTTATCTTGTTCCATTCGGTCAGGCTTGGCACAATCGAAAAAAACTTTTTTTTAATTATGGAGGGGCAAAGAAATATCTCGACAAGGCCTGGGAATTCTCAAAAATAGAAGGCGTGCATTTGTGGACCAATAGATGGCCGGCGCGCAACTTGGAGAACTATGAGTGGTTGATACAAAGTCCGCATAAGCTAAATGATGATGTGCTGGGCATGAGACAACAATTTTTAGAATATATTAAGGTTGGCCGACTGATGAGCTGTCATGGAGAAAGATGCGACATTTGTTATATGAATGATTTTTGCAAGGATTTAATTAAGCTAAGAACTATAGGGGTGCTTGGGCCTAAGGCAAGGGCAAAATGTCAAAGAGCGACAACCATGCAAACAGGGGTTGCTAAGTTCAGTCCGAGTCTTGATATAAATGAATTTACGGAATTTTATATAAAAAATAGATATTTTGTAAAAAGCATAAGATGTCAGAAATGCGTCATGGACAAGGACTGTGACGGTGTTCATATAAATGAAATAAGAAATAAAAGTTTTAAAATAATAAAACCGTTTTAA
- a CDS encoding radical SAM protein, with amino-acid sequence MKKADIKIGFLCNNNCVFCVQGHKKQFGDISLEVIEKNIVAGSKDCDGVVFTGGEPTIKKGIEGLVALAVKSGYKIIQMQTNGRMFAYTEFCEKMIALGVNEFALALHGHTPELHNWLTGSDSFHQTVAGIRNLVQLKQKVMINVVVVKSNYRHLPEIAKLLVSLGVAQFQFAFVHAVGSAERNFDMVVPRMSLVMPYVKKGLDIAKHFKVAAMTEAIPFCFMTGYEEYVAENIQFDSMVYDYQMEIEDYKKYRITEGKLKGPNCNKCKHYKYCEGTWREYPEKFGWKEFKPIKK; translated from the coding sequence ATGAAAAAAGCGGATATCAAAATAGGATTTTTGTGCAATAATAATTGTGTTTTTTGTGTCCAGGGACATAAAAAACAATTTGGCGACATTTCTTTAGAGGTGATTGAAAAGAATATTGTAGCTGGTAGCAAGGACTGTGATGGCGTTGTCTTTACTGGTGGCGAACCGACAATAAAAAAAGGAATCGAGGGCCTAGTGGCCTTGGCTGTAAAGAGTGGTTATAAGATCATTCAGATGCAGACTAATGGTCGGATGTTTGCCTATACAGAATTTTGTGAGAAAATGATAGCGCTTGGTGTTAATGAATTCGCCCTTGCTTTGCATGGACATACACCGGAGTTGCATAATTGGTTGACCGGGAGTGATAGTTTTCATCAGACTGTGGCTGGTATTAGAAATTTAGTACAGCTGAAACAGAAGGTTATGATTAATGTGGTTGTGGTTAAGTCCAACTACCGCCACTTGCCGGAAATAGCTAAATTACTAGTTAGTCTTGGTGTTGCTCAGTTTCAATTTGCCTTTGTGCATGCCGTGGGGTCGGCGGAGCGAAATTTTGATATGGTTGTGCCAAGAATGAGCTTGGTAATGCCTTATGTAAAAAAGGGATTAGATATTGCTAAACATTTCAAAGTTGCCGCAATGACAGAGGCGATTCCATTTTGTTTTATGACAGGTTATGAGGAATATGTGGCGGAAAATATTCAGTTTGATTCGATGGTTTATGATTACCAGATGGAAATTGAAGATTATAAGAAATATCGAATTACTGAGGGCAAATTAAAAGGGCCGAACTGTAATAAATGTAAGCATTATAAATATTGTGAAGGAACTTGGCGAGAATATCCAGAAAAATTTGGCTGGAAAGAATTTAAACCGATAAAAAAATGA
- a CDS encoding radical SAM protein: protein MKTIKEKEMAYIIRLNKCNLNCLFCMEKENLAKGELFSYKEVKEQISFAKTRGYQKIDFFGGEPTVFPYLKEAVIYAQKEGFSCTMATNCVKFSDSNYAQDFFKNIDLNRFMMRTSFHDFRAEKHDLITGVIGSHGMTMRGIQNILKHTHYLAVNIVITSLNHEYLLDIVELLHQNNVRGIKFSGLVPEGRILDNSWLVVDFSAYADLLLEAIVAARDKDFLNIEVEKMPKKYLEKVGIFKIKEVQFIDIF from the coding sequence ATGAAGACTATTAAAGAAAAAGAGATGGCCTATATTATCCGTTTGAATAAGTGTAATTTGAATTGCTTATTTTGCATGGAAAAAGAAAATTTGGCAAAAGGGGAGTTGTTTTCTTATAAGGAGGTAAAAGAGCAAATTAGTTTTGCCAAGACGCGTGGCTATCAGAAGATTGATTTTTTTGGCGGAGAGCCAACAGTTTTTCCGTATTTAAAAGAGGCTGTTATTTATGCCCAGAAGGAGGGTTTTTCGTGTACAATGGCGACAAACTGTGTTAAATTTTCTGACTCTAATTATGCGCAAGATTTTTTTAAAAACATTGATTTGAATCGCTTTATGATGAGAACAAGTTTTCATGATTTTCGAGCAGAGAAACATGATTTAATTACGGGTGTCATTGGTAGCCATGGTATGACCATGCGAGGTATTCAAAATATTTTAAAGCATACTCATTATTTGGCCGTAAACATTGTTATTACATCATTAAACCACGAATACTTGTTGGACATAGTTGAGTTATTGCATCAAAACAATGTAAGGGGTATTAAATTTTCCGGATTAGTTCCAGAGGGGCGAATATTGGACAACTCTTGGCTTGTTGTTGATTTTTCGGCTTATGCCGATTTGTTATTGGAGGCCATCGTGGCAGCCAGGGATAAAGATTTTTTAAATATTGAAGTAGAAAAAATGCCCAAAAAATATTTGGAAAAAGTTGGTATTTTTAAAATAAAAGAGGTACAATTTATAGATATTTTTTAA
- a CDS encoding diphthine--ammonia ligase: MIKNVKNIKGVKPVKKLISVISGGKDGLFAYQSCLNDNFEVVGFLNLINNEGRVSFHAYGKELVKLQARSIGLPIMQKSVAHQRVDKELFEKQIFAIFSSLKKKGIDGVVFGYILSGDYQDKLLVDVTKKLNMELILPNYKKNSKNVLRAIIDSGLKIIITAVKPIYIGREWLGREVDNVFFEYLSKTNGIDYCGDKGEYHTLVVDAPFFKEKIVINKSEVVTSRQGYELNIIKARRVKK; this comes from the coding sequence ATGATAAAAAATGTCAAAAACATAAAGGGAGTAAAACCTGTTAAAAAATTAATAAGCGTTATTAGTGGCGGCAAGGATGGTTTGTTTGCTTATCAGTCTTGTCTTAATGACAATTTTGAAGTTGTAGGTTTTTTAAACTTAATTAACAATGAGGGCAGAGTGAGCTTTCATGCTTATGGCAAGGAGTTAGTGAAATTACAGGCGCGTTCAATTGGCCTGCCAATTATGCAAAAAAGCGTAGCTCATCAGAGAGTTGATAAAGAGTTATTTGAAAAACAAATTTTTGCCATTTTTTCATCTTTAAAAAAGAAAGGCATTGATGGCGTTGTTTTTGGTTATATTCTGTCTGGCGATTATCAGGATAAGCTTCTGGTAGATGTTACAAAGAAATTAAATATGGAATTAATTTTGCCAAATTATAAAAAAAATTCCAAAAATGTTTTACGCGCAATCATTGATTCAGGATTAAAAATTATTATTACTGCGGTTAAACCAATATATATTGGTCGAGAGTGGCTTGGCAGGGAAGTTGATAATGTTTTTTTTGAATATTTAAGTAAGACAAACGGTATTGATTATTGTGGCGACAAGGGCGAGTATCATACCTTGGTTGTTGATGCTCCCTTTTTTAAGGAAAAAATTGTTATTAATAAGAGCGAGGTGGTGACATCAAGACAGGGCTATGAATTAAATATCATAAAGGCTCGAAGAGTAAAAAAATGA
- a CDS encoding radical SAM protein — translation MNNLKKENVFNNEISHPSQMDICFSEKCNLDCDYCFVNKTSESVLDYKTIEKAIDTFYELSGNDKTITFTTSEPFIYPDLFVSSVNYIFKRAAEKGINISVVATTNGVAFDKKMQDFVSKMDERFTINFSLDGGAKSHGAHRKTRGGDGVNSFDLAWKNFKNFSLNKKRKCSMRVISTISPSEVGHLEENVNFMTSNNFPYIDLFPQMLTLWSEVDVRKLKKRLGVVIKKYNDNDKINFRLLNRLWGSSHYAKILLGADGNFYFFEWVLPLKEEDRKGFIIGDAGKIDLEKRKKLFDLLFLKLTKAVDDKCQTCEYGYICANPLPLYLWSVYNGKNFLEYFKNFCKIADVMIGSSKIIKNKNKLDDKKCQKHKGSKTC, via the coding sequence ATGAATAATTTAAAAAAAGAAAATGTTTTTAATAATGAAATTTCCCATCCCTCGCAGATGGATATTTGTTTTAGTGAAAAATGTAATTTGGATTGTGATTATTGTTTCGTGAACAAAACAAGCGAATCAGTATTAGACTATAAAACAATTGAAAAGGCTATTGATACTTTTTATGAATTATCAGGTAATGATAAGACAATAACTTTTACGACGAGCGAGCCTTTTATTTATCCAGATCTTTTTGTGAGTTCAGTCAATTACATCTTTAAGCGAGCAGCGGAGAAGGGGATAAATATTTCAGTTGTTGCAACTACCAATGGAGTTGCCTTTGACAAAAAAATGCAAGATTTCGTCAGCAAAATGGACGAACGATTTACAATTAATTTTAGCTTGGATGGTGGTGCTAAGAGCCACGGCGCTCATCGGAAAACTAGGGGCGGGGATGGAGTAAATTCTTTTGATTTAGCCTGGAAGAATTTTAAAAATTTTTCCTTGAATAAAAAAAGGAAATGTTCAATGAGGGTTATTTCAACAATTTCTCCGTCTGAAGTTGGTCACTTGGAAGAGAATGTCAACTTCATGACGAGCAATAATTTTCCTTATATTGACTTGTTTCCGCAAATGCTTACGTTGTGGAGTGAGGTCGATGTAAGAAAATTAAAGAAAAGACTAGGAGTTGTCATTAAAAAATATAACGATAATGATAAAATTAACTTTCGATTACTTAATCGTCTCTGGGGCTCATCTCATTATGCAAAAATATTATTGGGAGCAGATGGAAATTTTTATTTTTTTGAATGGGTGCTTCCGCTAAAAGAAGAGGACCGTAAGGGGTTTATTATTGGCGATGCCGGAAAAATTGATTTAGAAAAAAGAAAAAAATTATTTGATTTGTTATTTTTGAAATTAACTAAAGCTGTTGATGATAAGTGTCAAACATGTGAATACGGATATATTTGCGCTAATCCCTTACCCCTGTACCTTTGGTCAGTTTATAATGGAAAAAACTTTCTCGAATATTTTAAAAACTTTTGTAAAATAGCAGATGTTATGATCGGGTCAAGCAAAATAATAAAAAATAAGAACAAGTTAGATGATAAAAAATGTCAAAAACATAAAGGGAGTAAAACCTGTTAA
- a CDS encoding radical SAM protein, whose translation MKFNNKNVRKIKLALTTSCNADCNYCFVKKTNEVMPLSVARAAVDLLIESQGEEKLLSIYGGEPFLEIALFKNIVQYAFDLAIENKKKLVISVATSLTILDDDLIAFIKTYDIKISVSLAGDKKNHNQYRFFKGGSGTYDVVLANLLKLRKKIPLQNIGISFVIIPSQSKKIYDYFTDLLALGVSDNINFEIVQEFEDWTKEYQDNFIRGYEKVLKEFLKNIGTNGMPKFYINPVNWEFDRQFIGGLQGVACPFQHTLEVYPSGEVAFSPFLLNRDDKKKFVIANLKEKKFLKYEKCSFDITREECQKCEREYYGGVINNDHAHIVRRYYYLATIEAVKYFRKKIEKNKYDKSAIQAAIKARCF comes from the coding sequence ATGAAATTTAATAATAAAAATGTTCGTAAAATTAAATTAGCTTTAACAACGAGCTGTAATGCTGACTGTAATTATTGTTTTGTTAAAAAAACAAATGAAGTTATGCCGTTGTCGGTGGCTAGGGCGGCGGTTGATTTACTTATTGAGTCTCAGGGCGAAGAAAAGCTATTGTCTATTTATGGAGGAGAGCCTTTTTTGGAAATAGCGCTTTTTAAAAATATTGTGCAATATGCCTTTGATTTAGCCATAGAGAATAAGAAAAAACTAGTTATTTCCGTGGCTACCAGCCTAACGATTTTAGATGATGACTTGATCGCTTTTATAAAAACTTATGATATTAAAATTTCGGTTAGCCTAGCTGGTGACAAAAAAAATCATAATCAGTATCGTTTTTTCAAAGGGGGTAGTGGTACTTATGACGTTGTCTTGGCTAATTTATTAAAATTGAGAAAAAAAATTCCTCTTCAGAATATAGGTATCTCATTTGTTATAATTCCTTCGCAAAGTAAAAAAATATACGACTATTTCACAGACTTGCTTGCACTTGGGGTTAGTGATAATATTAACTTTGAAATAGTGCAAGAATTTGAGGACTGGACAAAGGAATATCAGGATAATTTTATTAGGGGATATGAGAAAGTGTTAAAAGAATTTTTGAAGAATATTGGTACAAACGGTATGCCAAAATTTTATATCAATCCTGTTAACTGGGAGTTTGATCGACAGTTTATAGGCGGCTTACAAGGCGTTGCGTGTCCATTCCAGCATACGCTAGAGGTTTATCCAAGTGGGGAGGTGGCCTTCTCACCCTTTTTGCTTAATCGCGATGATAAAAAAAAGTTTGTTATTGCTAACCTGAAGGAGAAAAAATTTTTAAAATATGAGAAATGTTCGTTTGATATAACCAGGGAAGAATGTCAAAAATGTGAGAGGGAATATTATGGTGGAGTTATTAATAATGATCACGCGCATATAGTTAGGCGATACTATTATTTAGCCACCATTGAGGCGGTGAAGTATTTTAGAAAAAAGATAGAGAAAAATAAGTACGACAAGAGCGCTATTCAGGCGGCTATTAAGGCGCGGTGTTTTTAA
- a CDS encoding 4Fe-4S cluster-binding domain-containing protein — protein sequence MLNNNPSVLNLFFTGKCNLNCKYCFVDRSDDGDSTLNEELIRKAVDILLDGPGQKKMINFLGGEPLVEFSLIKRVYQYATNKAKEKKISLSYKLATNGTLLDIDKIEFFKKNKINIQVSIDGDKNCHDANRPLKESANSSFELIFKNINSIDVYQSGITSSLVFAPRDIKTLMQNIKFLHAKKFSVINFLPDLYATWSSDDLGHLVNFFKEFKKYYIGLFDVGGDVFKNNLLDSFVNEVNLDKARQCNKINLNIDGDFYVCDKVLSLKKAERSTYIVGSAEAGLDDEKRADLLLELRNGFLKNSGLGCARCHYAKYCFCPVGHYIYYQHNDGDSHWENYCFISKIYIKTFLSIKKELELNAKFIKTYRF from the coding sequence ATGTTAAATAATAACCCATCAGTATTAAATCTGTTCTTTACCGGCAAGTGCAATTTGAATTGCAAATATTGTTTTGTTGACCGATCCGACGACGGAGATTCTACCCTTAATGAGGAACTGATTAGAAAAGCGGTGGATATTTTATTGGACGGTCCGGGGCAGAAAAAAATGATTAATTTTTTGGGTGGCGAGCCCCTTGTAGAATTTTCATTAATAAAAAGAGTCTATCAGTATGCCACAAATAAAGCTAAGGAGAAAAAAATTTCTCTTAGCTATAAATTGGCAACCAATGGAACGCTTTTGGATATAGATAAAATTGAGTTTTTTAAAAAAAATAAAATTAACATCCAGGTAAGCATTGACGGAGATAAGAATTGTCACGACGCTAATCGCCCTTTAAAAGAATCTGCTAATTCTAGTTTTGAGTTGATTTTTAAAAATATAAACAGTATAGACGTTTACCAGTCAGGCATAACCTCTTCCTTGGTTTTTGCACCGCGTGACATAAAGACTTTGATGCAGAATATAAAATTTTTACACGCCAAGAAGTTTTCTGTCATTAATTTTTTACCGGATTTGTACGCCACGTGGAGTAGTGATGATTTAGGGCACTTGGTCAATTTTTTTAAGGAATTTAAAAAGTATTATATTGGCTTATTTGACGTTGGGGGAGATGTTTTTAAGAACAATTTATTAGACAGCTTTGTTAATGAAGTAAATCTTGATAAGGCAAGGCAATGTAATAAAATAAATCTTAATATCGATGGAGATTTTTATGTATGCGACAAGGTGCTTTCTTTAAAAAAGGCTGAACGCTCAACATATATCGTTGGCAGTGCAGAGGCTGGACTGGATGACGAGAAAAGAGCGGATTTGTTATTAGAGCTTAGAAATGGTTTTTTAAAAAATAGCGGACTAGGCTGTGCTCGCTGTCATTACGCCAAATATTGTTTTTGTCCCGTCGGCCATTATATTTATTATCAACACAATGATGGCGACAGTCACTGGGAGAATTATTGTTTTATCTCAAAAATTTACATTAAGACATTCCTGTCTATAAAAAAAGAATTGGAATTGAACGCTAAATTTATTAAAACATATAGATTCTAG
- the hxsB gene encoding His-Xaa-Ser system radical SAM maturase HxsB — translation MTKNNNLAFFRFRNIGKDVLLTSASGGWMILGQSDFDDFVGGKDIAKKEVKNELVVKGFYKTDDKKILDLAGEYLRMNQSAMSGPSLFILVLTARCNHRCLYCQATPESHQSNGYNMTQITAKKTIDVLFNTPSQGIGIELQGGEPLLNWPVLKFIVKYARELNKEVKKDLKISLVSNLTLIDEEKMKFLEENRVNISCSFDGPKNIHNKNRVYLEDGNSYDAVVKKIKYIQGVIKLNRKKSEEKHIDRLNAILTVSRFSLPHAKEIIDEYIKCDFTNIFLRPLSPIGLAKQHIDVIGYKIEDFIDFYKEAMDYILKLNSEGLLFVERMSFLALKKVLQGTDSGYLEMRSPCGAGIGQMAFDYDGRVYTCDEGRMAKKMGYDNFQIGNVNESRYNDLIDNDVTKTTCLSSVLDGHVSCMNCAYKPYCGTCPLINFMEYGTLFPQLSNTDRCKMNKAMFDYLFLKLKNKKYRKIFEKWFERHEEDVK, via the coding sequence TTTGATGATTTTGTGGGTGGAAAAGATATCGCTAAAAAAGAAGTCAAAAATGAATTAGTCGTAAAGGGATTTTACAAAACAGACGATAAGAAAATATTAGATTTGGCTGGTGAATATCTCAGAATGAATCAGTCTGCCATGAGCGGGCCGAGCTTGTTTATTCTCGTGCTGACCGCCAGGTGTAATCATCGCTGTCTTTACTGTCAGGCGACGCCTGAGAGTCATCAATCTAACGGTTATAACATGACACAGATTACGGCCAAGAAAACTATTGACGTGCTGTTTAATACCCCATCGCAAGGAATTGGCATTGAGTTGCAGGGAGGGGAGCCTCTTTTGAATTGGCCAGTTTTAAAGTTTATCGTTAAATACGCACGGGAGCTAAACAAGGAAGTTAAAAAGGATTTAAAAATCAGCCTGGTCTCTAATTTAACACTGATTGATGAAGAGAAGATGAAATTTTTAGAGGAGAATAGAGTGAATATTAGTTGTTCTTTTGATGGACCAAAAAATATTCATAATAAAAATAGGGTATATTTAGAAGATGGTAATAGCTATGATGCGGTTGTTAAAAAAATTAAATACATTCAGGGGGTTATAAAGCTGAATAGAAAAAAGTCCGAGGAAAAACATATTGATAGGTTGAATGCCATTTTAACCGTAAGTCGCTTTTCTTTGCCACATGCCAAGGAAATAATTGATGAATATATAAAATGTGATTTTACGAATATTTTTTTGCGGCCCTTGAGTCCAATCGGTTTGGCAAAGCAACACATTGATGTGATAGGCTATAAAATCGAGGATTTTATTGATTTTTATAAGGAGGCGATGGACTATATTTTAAAATTAAATTCGGAGGGACTATTGTTTGTAGAAAGAATGTCATTTTTGGCACTTAAAAAAGTATTACAAGGTACGGACTCCGGTTATTTGGAGATGCGTTCCCCATGTGGCGCCGGCATAGGCCAGATGGCCTTTGATTATGATGGAAGAGTCTATACTTGCGATGAAGGCAGAATGGCAAAGAAAATGGGATATGATAATTTTCAGATTGGTAACGTAAACGAGAGTCGATATAATGACCTGATAGACAATGATGTGACAAAGACTACTTGTTTGTCGTCGGTTCTTGATGGTCATGTGAGTTGCATGAATTGTGCTTATAAGCCGTATTGTGGCACTTGTCCTTTAATTAATTTCATGGAATATGGGACATTGTTTCCACAATTATCAAACACTGATCGTTGCAAGATGAATAAGGCTATGTTTGATTATTTATTTTTGAAACTTAAAAATAAAAAATATCGTAAAATATTTGAAAAATGGTTTGAAAGACATGAGGAGGATGTTAAATAA